A single region of the Onychomys torridus chromosome 11, mOncTor1.1, whole genome shotgun sequence genome encodes:
- the Pdc gene encoding phosducin encodes MEEAASQSLEEDFEGQATHTGPKGVINDWRKFKLESEDGDSIPPSKKEILRQMSSQSRDDKDSKDRVSRKMSIQEYELIHQDKEDENCLRKYRRQCMQDMHQKLSFGPRYGFVYELETGEQFLETIEKEQKVTTIVVNIYEDGVKGCDALNSSLACLATEYPMVKFCKIKASNTGAGDRFSSDVLPTLLVYKGGELISNFISVAEQFAEDFFAGDVESFLNEYGLLPEREIHDLEQTNMEDEDVE; translated from the exons ATGGAAGAAGCCGCAAGCCAAAGCCTAGAGGAAGACTTTGAAGGACAGGCCACACACACAG gACCCAAAGGAGTAATAAATGATTGGAGAAAGTTTAAATTAGAAAGTGAAGATGGTGATTCAATCCCACCCAGTAAGAAGGAGATCCTCAGACAAATGTCTTCTCAGAGCAGAGATGACAAAGACTCAAAAGACAGAGTCAGCAGAAAG ATGAGCATTCAAGAATATGAACTAATTCATCAAGACAAAGAAGATGAAAATTGCCTTCGCAAATACCGTAGACAGTGCATGCAGGATATGCACCAGAAGCTGAGTTTCGGGCCTAGATATGGGTTTGTGTATGAGCTGGAAACAGGGGAGCAGTTCCTGGAAACCATTGAAAAGGAGCAGAAGGTCACCACCATTGTGGTTAACATTTACGAAGATGGTGTGAAGGGCTGTGATGCACTCAACAGCAGTTTAGCATGCCTTGCAACAGAGTACCCAATGGTCAAGTTCTGTAAAATCAAAGCTTCTAATACTGGTGCTGGGGACCGCTTTTCCTCAGATGTTCTCCCCACCCTGCTTGTATACAAAGGTGGGGAACTCATAAGCAATTTTATTAGTGTTGCTGAACAGTTCGCTGAAGATTTTTTTGCTGGAGATGTGGAGTCTTTCCTAAATGAATATGGATTACTACCAGAAAGAGAGATACATGACCTAGAGCAGACCAACATGGAAGATGAAGATGTTGAATAA